One Curtobacterium herbarum genomic window carries:
- a CDS encoding helix-turn-helix domain-containing protein, which translates to MARAIIDERLIRQLSRVELAACAGVTPDVVADLERGRPGVGLYAIRSVLRALDVEPLALPPVTTEAGR; encoded by the coding sequence TTGGCCCGTGCGATCATCGACGAGCGGCTGATCCGACAGCTCTCGCGCGTCGAACTCGCGGCCTGCGCCGGCGTCACACCGGACGTGGTGGCCGATCTCGAACGAGGGCGCCCGGGCGTCGGCCTCTACGCGATCCGGAGCGTCCTCCGAGCGCTCGACGTCGAGCCGCTCGCCCTGCCGCCGGTCACCACGGAGGCGGGCCGATGA
- a CDS encoding dienelactone hydrolase family protein has product MTTTDDVLQTVPEPAGADIRVETVHYDSEGTDLEGVLAKDAAIAGPRPAVLVIHDWHGVNEHVEARVTMLARLGYVAFGADVYGAGVRPGDDTAAEVAGRFYGDNALFRTRLLAGLDRLLADPDVDASKVVVMGYCFGGSGALELARTGADLVGAVSFHGGLIAHDPSDADQIRAKLLVLTGGADPVVPDEAVHAWQDEMRGVSHVDWQVVTYADAMHAFAVPGTDAPDHGAQYQERADRRSWQALQVFLAEVFDQEPTVA; this is encoded by the coding sequence GTGACCACGACAGACGACGTCCTGCAGACCGTTCCCGAACCCGCCGGTGCCGACATCCGTGTCGAGACCGTCCACTACGACTCCGAGGGCACCGACCTCGAAGGGGTCCTGGCCAAGGACGCAGCCATCGCCGGTCCGCGCCCGGCCGTCCTCGTCATCCACGACTGGCACGGGGTGAACGAGCACGTCGAGGCACGCGTGACGATGCTCGCGCGCCTGGGCTACGTGGCCTTCGGCGCCGACGTCTACGGCGCCGGCGTCCGCCCGGGCGACGACACCGCCGCCGAGGTGGCCGGTCGTTTCTACGGCGACAACGCCCTGTTCCGCACCCGCCTGCTCGCCGGACTCGACCGCCTGCTCGCCGACCCCGACGTCGACGCGTCGAAGGTCGTCGTGATGGGCTACTGCTTCGGCGGATCGGGTGCGCTCGAGCTCGCCCGCACCGGTGCCGATCTGGTCGGGGCGGTCTCGTTCCACGGCGGCCTCATCGCGCACGACCCCTCGGACGCGGACCAGATCCGCGCGAAGCTCCTGGTCCTCACCGGCGGTGCGGACCCGGTCGTGCCGGACGAGGCCGTGCACGCCTGGCAGGACGAGATGCGTGGGGTGTCGCACGTCGACTGGCAGGTCGTCACCTACGCGGACGCCATGCACGCCTTCGCCGTCCCGGGCACCGACGCACCGGACCACGGTGCGCAGTACCAGGAGCGTGCCGACCGTCGTTCGTGGCAGGCGCTGCAGGTGTTCCTCGCCGAGGTGTTCGACCAGGAGCCGACCGTCGCCTGA
- a CDS encoding FAD-binding oxidoreductase, translating into MTTVTPTAVPTAPVPPAALEALRAELVDLLGERGVSADQRTRERASVDEATMSPILSEQLPLGLADLVASPASADEIAATLHAAVRHGVPVTTRGKGTGNYGQGIPLHGGLVLDTSRARAVVEVGDGWITAESGTSMVALEQAAATAGQQLWMYPSTAQSTIGGFLSGGSGGTGSIAHGSNWQGFVTALDIALPGEPGLHHVEGDAAQPFVHTYGTAGVIARATVRLEPLQDWRAVYASFPSFEQALAAVRTLRGLDPVPRLVSADRAEVAATLPTDAAIVAGRASLRGIIDADTLDEARDLIGLAGGTVEDVREGLQQTTKVSMLSYNHPIWWLKRNTPDTEYFHVEVGGEALIDRIAEVEAAYPGGMLHIEAAHVGPIGMLTAPYTGAEDVYAGYPVLRDLGVRVHSPHQYYVDHGVEELLALKQQTDPDGLLNPGHVIDPALVHSGGSTASAQPAVPGFGK; encoded by the coding sequence ATGACCACCGTCACCCCCACCGCCGTGCCCACCGCCCCCGTCCCGCCCGCCGCACTCGAGGCCCTCCGCGCCGAACTCGTCGACCTGCTCGGCGAGCGTGGGGTCAGCGCGGACCAGCGCACCCGCGAACGCGCCTCGGTCGACGAGGCCACGATGAGCCCGATCCTCAGCGAGCAGCTGCCGCTCGGACTGGCGGACCTCGTCGCATCCCCCGCGTCCGCCGACGAGATCGCGGCGACCCTGCACGCGGCCGTCCGACACGGCGTCCCCGTCACCACCCGGGGCAAGGGCACCGGCAACTACGGCCAGGGCATCCCGCTGCACGGTGGCCTGGTCCTCGACACCTCCCGGGCCCGCGCGGTCGTCGAGGTCGGCGACGGCTGGATCACCGCCGAGTCCGGCACCTCGATGGTCGCCCTCGAGCAGGCGGCAGCGACGGCCGGCCAGCAGCTCTGGATGTACCCGTCCACCGCGCAGTCGACGATCGGCGGGTTCCTGTCCGGTGGCTCCGGCGGCACCGGGTCGATCGCGCACGGGTCGAACTGGCAGGGCTTCGTGACCGCGCTCGACATCGCGCTGCCCGGCGAGCCCGGCCTGCACCACGTCGAGGGCGACGCCGCACAGCCCTTCGTGCACACGTACGGCACCGCCGGCGTCATCGCCCGCGCGACCGTCCGGCTCGAACCGCTGCAGGACTGGCGGGCCGTGTACGCGTCCTTCCCGAGCTTCGAGCAGGCCCTCGCGGCCGTCCGCACCCTGCGCGGGCTGGACCCGGTGCCGCGCCTGGTGAGCGCCGACCGCGCCGAGGTCGCCGCCACCCTGCCGACCGACGCCGCGATCGTCGCCGGCCGTGCGAGCCTCCGCGGCATCATCGACGCCGACACGCTCGACGAGGCCCGCGACCTGATCGGCCTGGCCGGTGGCACCGTCGAGGACGTCCGCGAGGGCCTGCAGCAGACCACGAAGGTGTCGATGCTGTCCTACAACCACCCGATCTGGTGGCTGAAGCGGAACACCCCCGACACCGAGTACTTCCACGTCGAGGTCGGCGGCGAGGCGCTGATCGACCGGATCGCCGAGGTCGAGGCCGCGTACCCGGGCGGGATGCTGCACATCGAGGCGGCGCACGTCGGCCCGATCGGCATGCTCACAGCGCCCTACACCGGGGCGGAGGACGTCTACGCCGGTTACCCGGTCCTCCGCGACCTGGGCGTCCGGGTGCACAGCCCGCACCAGTACTACGTCGACCACGGGGTCGAGGAACTGCTCGCGCTGAAGCAGCAGACCGACCCGGACGGGCTGCTCAACCCGGGGCACGTCATCGACCCGGCGTTGGTGCACTCCGGCGGCTCCACCGCGTCCGCGCAGCCCGCCGTCCCCGGGTTCGGCAAGTGA
- a CDS encoding creatininase family protein — translation MSAGTTSSRKLAELSGPAVAAGFTADTIVVQPTGAIEHHGPHLPLLTDFLLADHIGGAAVEQAAAEGLDVWQLPTLAFTKSDEHSWAPGTVWLDADTMFDTVVQIGRAVALTGAGTLVFANGHGGNVALLQVALREIRKQTGLKTFLMPTLARVPGPDGEDADERGLGIHGGAAETSMILHLRPDLVDMRLAERWVPDHLADFEKIAFNGGPVSFGWLSNDFGPAGVVGDASRASRSYGAALWEHSLAEAVASLHEIARFDPAGPR, via the coding sequence GTGAGCGCGGGCACGACGAGCTCGCGGAAGCTCGCCGAGCTCTCCGGCCCGGCCGTCGCCGCCGGCTTCACCGCCGACACGATCGTCGTCCAGCCCACCGGCGCGATCGAGCACCACGGCCCGCACCTGCCGTTGCTGACCGACTTCCTGCTCGCCGACCACATCGGCGGCGCAGCGGTCGAGCAGGCCGCGGCCGAGGGGCTCGACGTCTGGCAGCTCCCCACCCTGGCGTTCACGAAGTCCGACGAGCACAGCTGGGCACCCGGCACCGTGTGGCTCGACGCCGACACGATGTTCGACACCGTGGTGCAGATCGGCCGGGCCGTCGCCCTGACCGGTGCCGGCACCCTGGTGTTCGCGAACGGACACGGCGGCAACGTGGCGCTGCTGCAGGTCGCCCTCCGCGAGATCCGGAAGCAGACCGGACTGAAGACGTTCCTCATGCCGACCCTGGCCCGCGTGCCCGGGCCGGACGGCGAGGACGCCGACGAACGCGGCCTCGGCATCCACGGCGGGGCGGCCGAGACGTCGATGATCCTGCACCTCCGGCCGGACCTGGTCGACATGCGCCTCGCCGAACGGTGGGTGCCGGACCACCTGGCGGACTTCGAGAAGATCGCCTTCAACGGCGGACCGGTGTCCTTCGGGTGGCTCTCGAACGACTTCGGGCCGGCCGGCGTCGTCGGGGACGCGAGTCGCGCCTCCCGCTCGTACGGGGCCGCACTGTGGGAGCACTCGCTCGCCGAGGCGGTGGCATCCCTGCACGAGATCGCCCGGTTCGACCCCGCCGGACCGCGGTGA
- a CDS encoding thiamine pyrophosphate-requiring protein gives MSQNVSEFVLDRIKAWGVTRVYGYPGDGIGEFDGALGKADRAGEGVEYIRPTHEEIAALMATAHAKFTGEVGVCIATSSPGAFHMLNGLYDAQMDNQPVVAIVGQQGLAAVGTFTQQESNLERVFADVACYVQTITTPDAAGVVIDTAFRTAMLRKQPAVVVLPHDVQAMPWSEPGAEHWVSRSSDVPASTRITPPAEDIRKMADIINAGEKVTFLVGAGARGATDQVLAAAGKAGAGIITALRGKDVVPSDVPFHTQQVGLLGSRPSLTQIKECDTIVLLGTNYPYGEYLPKVGQARGIQVDIKPEQLGLRYPNELNMWGDVGATLDALLPLLEQKDDLGWQEQLAEEMREWEAEMGRQAEVAYSDGVNPRRVVRAVNERLPEGVTVTCDAGTTADWYGHHIRLRRGMHGDMSGRLATMLAAMPYAVTAKFAFPDRPAVCTIGDGAFQMLGMNELITVKKYMDRWQDKQLVIVVMHNDDLGQVSWEMRTEDGNPMWRGSQDVETMDYAGYAELLGFQGIAVHSDDEVDAAVERAFAHQGVTLIDAYVSRSVPPLPPHITAEYAMNTAKSLLKGDPVEFDVVKDSAKAMAAEVVERAKGAFGRD, from the coding sequence ATGAGCCAGAACGTCAGCGAATTCGTCCTCGACCGCATCAAGGCATGGGGCGTCACGCGCGTCTACGGCTACCCGGGTGACGGCATCGGCGAGTTCGACGGCGCCCTCGGCAAGGCCGACCGTGCGGGCGAGGGTGTCGAGTACATCCGGCCGACGCACGAGGAGATCGCGGCGCTGATGGCGACCGCGCACGCGAAGTTCACCGGCGAGGTCGGCGTCTGCATCGCCACGTCGAGCCCCGGCGCCTTCCACATGCTCAACGGCCTGTACGACGCGCAGATGGACAACCAGCCCGTCGTTGCGATCGTCGGGCAGCAGGGCCTGGCCGCCGTCGGGACGTTCACGCAGCAGGAGTCGAACCTGGAGCGGGTCTTCGCCGACGTCGCCTGCTACGTGCAGACCATCACGACGCCGGACGCCGCCGGGGTCGTCATCGACACCGCCTTCCGCACCGCGATGCTCCGGAAGCAGCCGGCCGTGGTCGTGCTCCCCCACGACGTGCAGGCGATGCCCTGGTCGGAGCCCGGCGCCGAGCACTGGGTCTCGCGGTCGAGCGACGTCCCGGCCTCGACCCGGATCACGCCGCCGGCTGAGGACATCCGGAAGATGGCGGACATCATCAACGCCGGCGAGAAGGTCACGTTCCTGGTCGGCGCGGGAGCACGCGGTGCCACGGACCAGGTGCTCGCCGCCGCCGGGAAGGCCGGCGCCGGGATCATCACCGCGCTGCGCGGCAAGGACGTCGTGCCCTCGGACGTGCCGTTCCACACGCAGCAGGTCGGTCTGCTCGGGTCGCGCCCGAGCCTGACCCAGATCAAGGAGTGCGACACGATCGTGCTCCTCGGCACGAACTACCCCTACGGCGAGTACCTGCCGAAGGTCGGGCAGGCCCGCGGCATCCAGGTCGACATCAAGCCCGAGCAGCTGGGCCTGCGGTACCCGAACGAGCTCAACATGTGGGGCGACGTCGGTGCGACGCTCGACGCCCTTCTGCCGCTGCTCGAGCAGAAGGACGACCTGGGCTGGCAGGAGCAGCTGGCCGAGGAGATGCGTGAGTGGGAGGCCGAGATGGGCCGCCAGGCCGAGGTCGCGTACAGCGACGGGGTCAACCCGCGCCGGGTCGTCCGCGCCGTCAACGAGCGGCTGCCCGAGGGCGTCACGGTCACCTGCGACGCCGGCACCACGGCGGACTGGTACGGCCACCACATCCGACTGCGTCGCGGCATGCACGGCGACATGTCCGGCCGACTGGCGACGATGCTCGCGGCGATGCCGTACGCCGTCACCGCGAAGTTCGCGTTCCCGGACCGGCCGGCGGTGTGCACGATCGGTGACGGTGCCTTCCAGATGCTCGGCATGAACGAGCTCATCACGGTGAAGAAGTACATGGACCGCTGGCAGGACAAGCAGCTCGTCATCGTGGTGATGCACAACGACGACCTGGGCCAGGTCTCGTGGGAGATGCGCACCGAGGACGGCAACCCGATGTGGCGCGGCTCGCAGGACGTCGAGACGATGGACTACGCCGGGTACGCCGAACTGCTCGGGTTCCAGGGCATCGCGGTGCACAGCGACGACGAGGTGGACGCCGCCGTCGAGCGGGCCTTCGCGCACCAGGGCGTCACGCTCATCGACGCGTACGTCAGCCGGAGCGTGCCGCCGCTGCCGCCGCACATCACCGCCGAGTACGCGATGAACACCGCGAAGAGCCTGCTGAAGGGCGACCCGGTGGAGTTCGACGTCGTGAAGGACTCCGCGAAGGCGATGGCCGCCGAGGTCGTCGAGCGGGCGAAGGGTGCGTTCGGCCGCGACTGA
- a CDS encoding AAA family ATPase, giving the protein MNPAGTGKGTAMRATIYAVEEGGGRVLAIGPTGKAEQVLGRELDTDSDTAHMLLQAHATGNAPCSPSSTGTASITTRSC; this is encoded by the coding sequence ATGAACCCCGCCGGCACCGGGAAGGGCACCGCGATGCGGGCCACGATCTACGCCGTCGAAGAAGGCGGCGGCAGGGTCCTCGCAATCGGCCCAACCGGGAAGGCCGAGCAGGTCCTCGGCCGAGAACTGGACACCGACTCCGATACCGCGCACATGCTCCTGCAGGCGCACGCCACGGGAAACGCACCGTGCAGCCCGTCCTCGACCGGTACCGCATCGATCACAACACGCTCCTGCTGA
- a CDS encoding sugar phosphate isomerase/epimerase family protein — translation MKLGMLTACLPGWDLGRIADFASGQGYERLEVAVWPDTGGRDFEAAHLPVSTLTDEDVQATRELLDRTGLEISALAYYENNLHQDPARRDEVRTHLKHAVDAAQRLGIPYVGTFIGRDNTKSVRENMAEGDRVLPELLDYAGERGVRLIIENCVMEGWHPDGYPGNIAYSPELWEWVTGLGFGLNWDPSHLTWIGIDPVETILPFAEHIVHAQAKDLELFPEHRNRYGFFGKVDKGDDPWDMGWWRFRVPGRGVVDWPHVVDRLYEAGFDGTLSVEHEDPLWGGEDEKVLEGLRIAHRTLRPLIAVE, via the coding sequence ATGAAGCTCGGCATGCTGACCGCCTGTCTCCCCGGGTGGGACCTCGGCCGCATCGCGGACTTCGCGAGCGGGCAGGGCTACGAACGGCTCGAGGTCGCCGTCTGGCCCGACACCGGCGGCCGCGACTTCGAGGCGGCGCACCTGCCCGTGTCGACCCTCACCGACGAGGACGTCCAGGCGACGCGGGAGCTGCTCGACCGCACCGGGCTCGAGATCTCCGCGCTGGCGTACTACGAGAACAACCTGCACCAGGACCCGGCCCGGCGCGACGAGGTCCGCACGCACCTCAAGCACGCGGTCGACGCCGCACAGCGCCTCGGGATCCCCTACGTCGGCACGTTCATCGGCCGCGACAACACCAAGAGCGTCCGCGAGAACATGGCCGAGGGCGACCGGGTCCTGCCCGAGCTGCTCGACTACGCCGGGGAGCGCGGGGTCCGCCTGATCATCGAGAACTGCGTCATGGAGGGCTGGCACCCGGACGGCTACCCGGGCAACATCGCGTACTCGCCGGAGCTCTGGGAGTGGGTGACCGGGCTCGGCTTCGGCCTGAACTGGGACCCGTCGCACCTGACGTGGATCGGCATCGACCCGGTCGAGACGATCCTGCCGTTCGCCGAGCACATCGTGCACGCGCAGGCGAAGGACCTCGAGCTGTTCCCGGAGCACCGCAACCGGTACGGCTTCTTCGGCAAGGTCGACAAGGGCGACGACCCGTGGGACATGGGCTGGTGGCGGTTCCGCGTACCGGGTCGCGGGGTCGTGGACTGGCCGCACGTGGTCGACCGGCTGTACGAGGCGGGCTTCGACGGCACGCTGAGCGTCGAGCACGAGGACCCGCTCTGGGGCGGGGAGGACGAGAAGGTGTTGGAGGGCCTCCGGATCGCACACCGGACGCTCCGGCCGCTCATCGCGGTCGAGTAG
- a CDS encoding glucose-6-phosphate dehydrogenase, which translates to MASLQTTLLILGASGDLSKRLLLPGLATLLDVKEDWEIQLVGAGVEDLSDAEWKQLVHDAFENAQASKNEEDEGATGETALSPRLQAVVDASSYRKADVTSPDDLTTLLGDCRFDPAIYFALPPAVTEKSCEQLAKLDLPAHTRLALEKPFGTDAASAEHLNDLLHSFLPESRIHRVDHFLGRSTVLNLLGLRFANRIIEPLLSSQHVERVDIVYDETLGLEGRARYYDKAGALVDMIQSHLLQVMAVVAMEAPASIDAEDLRTQKELVLRAVRPWGGDPLTAGKRARYTAGTVGDRSMPSYVDEDGVDPSLGTETLAQLKLEVANWRWAGVPFTLRSGKALGKQRREILITFKDSPHVPDGLTGAHKPDRLCIWIAPDEMQLELNVNGPGDPYTIDHTALEVTFNPGRLSAYGEVLAGVLEGDATLSVRGDSAVQGWKVVEPFLQLWRSGKAPLDDYAAGSGGPEDWDNVDS; encoded by the coding sequence ATGGCGAGCCTCCAGACCACACTGCTCATCCTCGGAGCCAGCGGCGACCTGTCCAAGCGGCTGCTGCTGCCCGGCCTCGCGACGCTCCTCGACGTCAAGGAGGACTGGGAGATCCAGCTCGTCGGCGCCGGTGTGGAGGACCTCTCGGACGCCGAGTGGAAGCAGCTGGTGCACGACGCGTTCGAGAACGCACAGGCGTCGAAGAACGAGGAGGACGAGGGCGCGACCGGCGAGACGGCGCTGTCCCCGCGCCTCCAGGCCGTGGTCGACGCATCCTCGTACCGCAAGGCCGACGTCACGTCCCCGGACGACCTGACGACCCTGCTCGGGGACTGCCGCTTCGACCCGGCGATCTACTTCGCCCTGCCGCCCGCGGTGACCGAGAAGAGCTGCGAGCAGCTGGCGAAGCTGGACCTGCCGGCACACACCCGGCTCGCCCTCGAGAAGCCGTTCGGCACCGACGCCGCGAGCGCAGAGCACCTCAACGACCTGCTGCACTCGTTCCTGCCGGAGTCGCGGATCCACCGTGTCGACCACTTCCTCGGTCGGTCCACGGTGCTCAACCTGCTCGGCCTGCGCTTCGCGAACCGCATCATCGAACCCCTGCTGTCCTCCCAGCACGTCGAGCGCGTCGACATCGTCTACGACGAGACCCTCGGACTGGAGGGACGTGCCCGCTACTACGACAAGGCCGGCGCCCTGGTCGACATGATCCAGAGCCACCTGCTGCAGGTGATGGCGGTCGTCGCGATGGAGGCGCCCGCATCGATCGACGCGGAGGACCTCCGGACGCAGAAGGAGCTCGTCCTCCGCGCCGTCCGCCCGTGGGGTGGGGACCCGCTCACGGCGGGCAAGCGCGCCCGGTACACGGCCGGCACGGTGGGGGACCGCTCGATGCCGTCGTACGTCGACGAGGACGGGGTGGACCCGTCGCTCGGCACCGAGACCCTGGCGCAGCTGAAGCTCGAGGTCGCGAACTGGCGCTGGGCCGGGGTGCCGTTCACCCTGCGCTCCGGCAAGGCCCTCGGCAAGCAGCGCCGCGAGATCCTCATCACGTTCAAGGACTCGCCGCACGTGCCCGACGGCCTGACCGGGGCGCACAAGCCGGACCGCCTGTGCATCTGGATCGCGCCGGACGAGATGCAGCTCGAGCTCAACGTCAACGGCCCGGGCGACCCGTACACGATCGACCACACCGCGCTCGAGGTGACGTTCAACCCCGGTCGGCTCAGTGCCTACGGGGAGGTGCTCGCCGGGGTGCTCGAGGGCGACGCGACCCTGTCCGTCCGCGGTGACAGCGCCGTGCAGGGGTGGAAGGTCGTCGAGCCGTTCCTGCAGCTCTGGCGCTCCGGCAAGGCCCCGCTCGACGACTACGCGGCCGGGTCGGGTGGGCCGGAGGACTGGGACAACGTCGACTCGTGA
- a CDS encoding pyridoxine/pyridoxamine 5'-phosphate oxidase, whose product MTGAVSGAPDPLALAASWLPATWSGVTPTMTLATIGLDGYPSARTVLLSAFDGQRLHFHTDTRSRKAAELAAVPRASVTIHWPDVARQLTVTGDVAPVTDREARIAYDARSRYLQVLAWLNDTDLAVAPEADRRVRWAAFEREHGDAPLSPPPTWGGFALTPLRMLFWTGAADGPSNRLAYERDACGVWRSEVWPG is encoded by the coding sequence GTGACGGGCGCGGTGTCGGGCGCACCCGACCCGCTCGCGCTGGCCGCGTCGTGGCTGCCGGCGACCTGGTCGGGCGTCACCCCGACGATGACGCTCGCCACCATCGGCCTCGACGGCTACCCGTCGGCGCGGACGGTCCTGCTGTCCGCGTTCGACGGGCAGCGGCTGCACTTCCACACCGACACCCGCAGCCGGAAGGCGGCCGAACTGGCGGCCGTGCCACGGGCCTCCGTCACGATCCACTGGCCGGACGTCGCCCGCCAGCTCACCGTCACCGGAGACGTCGCACCGGTCACCGACCGGGAGGCCCGGATCGCCTACGACGCGCGCTCCCGGTACCTGCAGGTGCTCGCCTGGCTCAACGACACCGACCTGGCGGTCGCGCCCGAGGCGGACCGCCGGGTCCGGTGGGCGGCGTTCGAGCGGGAGCACGGTGACGCTCCGCTGTCGCCACCGCCGACCTGGGGCGGGTTCGCCCTGACGCCGCTGCGGATGCTGTTCTGGACCGGGGCGGCGGACGGGCCGAGCAACCGGCTGGCGTACGAGCGGGACGCCTGTGGGGTGTGGCGGAGCGAGGTGTGGCCGGGCTGA
- a CDS encoding Gfo/Idh/MocA family protein: MTTEGNVHAPGVGQQLAGPPRATTPQGGRLRVAVVGTGMIAAVHVRAARAAGADVVGVLGRNRERSEQVAQQLGLEHGYADLDAVIADRPDVVHICTPNDQHHPQALAVIRAGINVVCEKPLAVSAEQADELERAAAEAGVVASVPFVYRYHPMVREIRSRIADGQLGRLLAVHGHYLQDWMLDSDASSWRVDSGAGGQSRAFADIGSHWCDLVEFVTGEQFDSVSAVTDIVHPTRPAASGPSFSGTPDPDPIADAGERAEVTTEDTAVATFRTGSGRIGNVVISQVSAGRKNRLWFEVDGMLGSAAFDQEQPESAWFGNETGAQIVVRDPSQGSPDQRRLAVVPSGHPQGYVDAFAAFVADTYTAVTTGTAPEGLPTFADGARSARIIDTVVASAGDRAWREIR; encoded by the coding sequence ATGACGACAGAGGGCAACGTCCACGCACCCGGTGTGGGACAGCAGCTGGCCGGTCCACCACGGGCGACGACACCGCAGGGCGGACGGCTCCGGGTCGCGGTCGTCGGCACCGGCATGATCGCCGCGGTGCACGTCCGGGCTGCGCGTGCCGCCGGTGCCGACGTGGTCGGGGTCCTCGGCCGGAACCGGGAGCGCTCGGAGCAGGTCGCCCAGCAGCTCGGCCTGGAGCACGGGTACGCCGACCTGGACGCCGTGATCGCCGACCGCCCGGACGTCGTGCACATCTGCACGCCGAACGACCAGCACCACCCGCAGGCCCTCGCGGTGATCCGCGCCGGGATCAACGTCGTGTGCGAGAAGCCCCTGGCGGTGTCCGCCGAGCAGGCCGACGAGCTCGAACGGGCCGCTGCCGAGGCCGGTGTCGTGGCGAGCGTGCCCTTCGTCTACCGGTACCACCCGATGGTCCGCGAGATCCGCTCCCGCATCGCCGACGGCCAGCTCGGCCGACTGCTCGCCGTGCACGGTCACTACCTGCAGGACTGGATGCTCGACTCGGATGCGTCCTCGTGGCGGGTCGACTCCGGCGCGGGCGGACAGTCGCGGGCCTTCGCGGACATCGGCTCGCACTGGTGCGACCTGGTCGAGTTCGTCACCGGCGAGCAGTTCGACTCGGTCAGCGCCGTCACCGACATCGTCCACCCGACCCGACCCGCAGCCTCCGGGCCGTCGTTCTCCGGCACCCCGGACCCGGACCCGATCGCCGACGCCGGCGAGCGCGCCGAGGTCACCACCGAGGACACCGCGGTCGCGACGTTCCGCACCGGCAGCGGCCGGATCGGCAACGTCGTCATCTCGCAGGTCTCGGCCGGCCGGAAGAACCGGCTCTGGTTCGAGGTGGACGGCATGCTCGGTTCCGCGGCCTTCGACCAGGAGCAGCCCGAGTCCGCCTGGTTCGGCAACGAGACCGGGGCGCAGATCGTCGTCCGCGACCCGTCCCAGGGCTCCCCCGACCAGCGCCGACTGGCGGTCGTGCCGTCCGGACACCCGCAGGGCTACGTCGACGCCTTCGCCGCGTTCGTCGCCGACACCTACACGGCCGTCACGACGGGCACCGCACCCGAGGGGCTGCCGACCTTCGCGGACGGCGCCCGGTCGGCACGCATCATCGACACCGTGGTCGCCAGCGCCGGCGACCGCGCCTGGAGGGAGATCCGATGA
- a CDS encoding ABC transporter substrate-binding protein, translating to MRTTTRLGAVTAALTVTAIALTGCASGSASGSSTTAASTATATGPKVDLSGTCPATVVVQTDWNPEGEHGHLYQMLGPNPTVDASGKTVTGDLYANGKPTGVKLEIRAGGPAIGYSKVSSQMYQDKSITLGYVSTDEAVQFSGKLPTTAVFAENDQSPFVIMYDPSKYKDVDSIKDLGKQLEKKKGVVRYFNGASYMSYLESAGILPKSILDGSYDGTPAKFVSAGGKDAQQGFATAEPYIYQHQVAAWGKKVAYKLVSSTGWNPYPETMSVRTGELSKLSPCLKQLVPVMQQADVDYLKSPGATNDLITQLVQQYNNGWTYDSKVGAFAAKQMKSLGIATDGDNGYVGDLDEQRVTDFIEKATPVFAGDGGDVKSGLQASDLYTNEFLDKKVSLGF from the coding sequence ATGCGCACCACCACCCGACTCGGCGCTGTCACCGCCGCCCTCACCGTCACCGCGATCGCCCTCACCGGCTGCGCGAGCGGCTCGGCGAGCGGCAGCAGCACGACGGCCGCCAGCACCGCCACGGCGACCGGCCCGAAGGTCGACCTGTCCGGCACCTGCCCCGCGACCGTCGTCGTCCAGACCGACTGGAACCCGGAGGGCGAGCACGGCCACCTGTACCAGATGCTCGGCCCGAACCCGACGGTCGACGCCTCCGGCAAGACCGTCACCGGCGACCTGTACGCGAACGGCAAGCCGACCGGGGTGAAGCTCGAGATCCGTGCCGGCGGCCCGGCCATCGGCTACTCGAAGGTCAGCTCGCAGATGTACCAGGACAAGTCGATCACCCTCGGCTACGTCTCCACCGACGAGGCCGTCCAGTTCTCCGGCAAGCTGCCCACCACCGCGGTGTTCGCCGAGAACGACCAGTCCCCGTTCGTGATCATGTACGACCCGTCGAAGTACAAGGACGTCGACAGCATCAAGGACCTCGGCAAGCAGCTCGAGAAGAAGAAGGGTGTCGTCCGGTACTTCAACGGCGCCTCGTACATGTCGTACCTGGAGTCGGCGGGCATCCTGCCGAAGAGCATCCTCGACGGCAGCTACGACGGCACCCCGGCGAAGTTCGTCTCCGCGGGCGGCAAGGACGCGCAGCAGGGCTTCGCCACCGCCGAGCCGTACATCTACCAGCACCAGGTCGCGGCGTGGGGCAAGAAGGTCGCGTACAAGCTCGTCTCGAGCACCGGCTGGAACCCGTACCCCGAGACGATGTCGGTCCGCACCGGTGAGCTGTCGAAGCTGTCGCCGTGCCTGAAGCAGCTCGTCCCCGTGATGCAGCAGGCGGACGTCGACTACCTGAAGTCCCCCGGCGCCACGAACGACCTGATCACCCAGCTCGTGCAGCAGTACAACAACGGCTGGACGTACGACTCGAAGGTCGGTGCGTTCGCCGCGAAGCAGATGAAGTCGCTCGGCATCGCGACCGACGGTGACAACGGCTACGTCGGGGACCTCGACGAGCAGCGCGTCACCGACTTCATCGAGAAGGCCACCCCGGTCTTCGCCGGCGACGGCGGCGACGTGAAGTCCGGCCTGCAGGCCTCCGACCTGTACACGAACGAGTTCCTGGACAAGAAGGTCTCGCTCGGCTTCTGA